A region from the Helcococcus ovis genome encodes:
- a CDS encoding ABC transporter ATP-binding protein, whose amino-acid sequence MIKLNNVSLVYNENLRNTHAISNINLEINKSDFIVVLGPSGCGKSSLLKLIAGFIKPSNGKVLKNNVEILAPGHDRGVVFQSTNLYPWLNVEDNIKYGLKIAKTEKHVMNNLVDEYLEKTKLLEYRKHYPFELSGGMQQRVALSRTLITSPDIVLMDEPFGALDAITRSSMQAFIRKMWFNESQTFFMITHDIDEALKLANRVIVMSKSPGTIIKEFKINYYEKLIDNPYEIIENDDEYIRIKHEILKIINS is encoded by the coding sequence ATGATTAAATTAAATAATGTTTCACTAGTTTATAATGAAAATTTAAGAAATACTCATGCTATTAGTAATATAAATTTAGAGATTAATAAATCAGATTTTATAGTTGTTTTAGGACCATCCGGATGTGGAAAAAGTTCGCTACTAAAATTAATAGCAGGTTTTATAAAACCAAGTAATGGTAAAGTATTGAAAAATAATGTTGAAATATTAGCTCCCGGACATGATAGAGGAGTAGTTTTTCAATCAACAAATCTTTATCCATGGTTAAACGTTGAAGATAATATAAAATACGGACTTAAAATTGCTAAGACAGAAAAACATGTTATGAACAATTTAGTTGATGAGTATTTAGAAAAAACTAAATTATTAGAATATAGAAAACATTATCCATTTGAATTATCTGGTGGTATGCAACAAAGAGTTGCTCTTTCGAGAACATTAATAACCAGCCCGGATATTGTTTTGATGGATGAACCATTTGGAGCACTGGATGCAATTACCAGATCATCAATGCAGGCATTCATAAGAAAGATGTGGTTTAATGAATCTCAAACATTTTTCATGATAACACATGATATTGATGAAGCCTTGAAATTAGCTAATAGAGTAATTGTAATGAGTAAATCGCCGGGAACTATTATTAAAGAATTTAAAATTAACTATTATGAAAAATTGATTGATAATCCATATGAAATAATTGAAAATGATGATGAATATATAAGAATTAAGCATGAAATTCTTAAAATAATAAATAGTTAG
- a CDS encoding L-cysteine desulfidase family protein produces MIDFTDLLKSELIKACGCTEPISIALAAAKAREVLGKLPVKVEVKCSGNIIKNVKSVTVPNTSGMKGVESAAAIGIIGGKANKELEVLSEVTKEDIQNAKIMLENKQISVFLKEGEENLDIEIVLYDDYGNNVEVEIKNKHTNIVKIIKNGEVHMYDNCYSNARTHKDYDRLSVKDIFDYAENIDLSRVENLLEQQISSNTAISKEGLTGKWGSAVGKMLLDEDNSLRTRARAKAAAGSDARMSGCSLSVVINAGSGNQGITCSIPVIEYAEERNASKEILYRGLIISNLVALHIKRFIGRLSAYCGVTSAGVAAGAGIAYVETQNFKIVEETISNALMIASGMICDGAKPSCAAKIATAVDAGITGFNLAKRGKSFIAGDGLLKDCVENTIRNIGYIAKEGMKQTDIEVLNRMIEK; encoded by the coding sequence ATGATAGATTTCACAGATTTATTAAAAAGTGAATTGATAAAAGCCTGTGGATGTACAGAACCTATCTCAATAGCTCTTGCAGCAGCAAAGGCAAGAGAGGTTTTAGGTAAATTGCCTGTTAAAGTAGAGGTTAAATGTTCGGGAAATATCATTAAAAATGTAAAAAGTGTTACAGTTCCTAATACTAGTGGCATGAAGGGTGTTGAATCAGCGGCAGCAATTGGCATTATAGGAGGAAAAGCTAATAAGGAACTTGAAGTCTTATCTGAAGTTACAAAAGAAGACATTCAAAATGCTAAAATAATGCTTGAAAATAAACAAATTTCAGTATTTTTAAAGGAGGGGGAGGAAAATTTAGATATTGAAATAGTTTTATATGATGATTATGGAAATAATGTTGAAGTTGAAATTAAAAATAAGCATACAAATATTGTTAAAATAATAAAAAATGGTGAAGTACATATGTATGATAATTGTTATTCAAATGCAAGGACTCATAAGGATTATGATAGACTTTCCGTAAAAGATATATTTGATTATGCAGAAAATATTGATTTAAGTAGGGTTGAAAATTTATTAGAACAACAAATATCATCAAATACAGCGATTTCTAAAGAAGGATTAACTGGAAAATGGGGCTCTGCAGTTGGTAAAATGCTTTTAGACGAGGATAATAGTCTTAGAACTAGAGCTCGTGCTAAAGCTGCAGCAGGATCAGATGCAAGGATGAGTGGATGCAGTTTATCAGTTGTCATAAATGCAGGCTCAGGCAATCAAGGAATTACTTGTAGCATACCAGTTATTGAGTACGCAGAAGAAAGAAATGCATCTAAGGAAATACTATATAGAGGACTTATTATTTCAAATTTAGTAGCACTTCATATAAAAAGATTTATTGGCAGACTTTCTGCTTATTGTGGAGTTACATCAGCAGGAGTTGCAGCAGGAGCAGGTATTGCATATGTTGAAACTCAAAATTTTAAAATTGTTGAAGAAACAATTAGTAATGCTTTGATGATTGCTTCAGGTATGATTTGTGATGGTGCTAAACCTTCATGTGCTGCTAAAATAGCGACTGCTGTTGATGCCGGTATTACAGGTTTTAATCTTGCTAAAAGAGGTAAAAGCTTTATTGCGGGAGATGGATTATTGAAAGATTGTGTAGAAAATACAATTAGAAATATTGGATATATAGCTAAAGAAGGCATGAAACAAACGGATATAGAGGTATTAAATAGAATGATAGAAAAATAG
- a CDS encoding YeeE/YedE family protein has translation MSKNKYIQPVLGLIVILLLIFFAVNLSNPKLQLYLVAGLGLGYTLTRSRYGFAGGIKRIYMRGEGSLSKALIVLLAITSVIFFAIQMKAVLGGAVPSFLAKEGDKIIPGTQNAYFISLATIIGGIIFGIGMMLAGGCGSGTLADFGEGQGRAFIAFIFFVIGSGPGFYALKIFEKTSVGKIGGRVYLPQYLGHWGALAFTLLLLLLLYILTLKYEDMRKKEGTYMDPKGDYEDIEKELAPNLKESKFFSYSTYHKLFVERWSFTIGSLMLAMFAIFVLVTTNKPWGVSSPLLTLNVGIFRHIIDFPQEMFGSYLDKVNKGLLNDGGTIRNIGLFFGCTVAFLLANRFKIDFDFKFKDAAYFALGGFMLGFGARFGQGCNVGAMYSAISSFSLSGWVFLISMSLGGIIGLKLFAGKVCVIGTLRKDQLKKLKK, from the coding sequence ATGAGTAAAAATAAATATATTCAACCTGTTTTGGGATTGATAGTAATTTTATTATTAATATTTTTTGCGGTAAATTTATCAAATCCAAAATTACAATTATATCTTGTAGCTGGATTAGGGTTAGGATATACCCTTACAAGATCAAGATATGGTTTTGCAGGTGGAATAAAACGTATCTATATGAGAGGAGAGGGAAGTTTATCTAAAGCACTTATTGTTTTATTAGCAATTACATCGGTAATTTTCTTTGCAATACAAATGAAAGCGGTTCTAGGTGGGGCAGTACCAAGCTTTTTAGCAAAAGAAGGAGATAAAATTATTCCCGGTACACAAAATGCATACTTTATTAGTTTAGCAACTATTATTGGGGGAATAATCTTCGGTATAGGGATGATGCTAGCCGGAGGATGTGGTTCAGGAACTTTGGCAGATTTTGGAGAAGGGCAAGGGAGAGCATTTATTGCATTTATTTTCTTTGTAATTGGTTCGGGTCCAGGATTTTATGCTTTGAAAATTTTTGAAAAGACATCTGTTGGTAAAATTGGTGGAAGAGTATACTTGCCACAATATTTAGGCCATTGGGGTGCATTGGCATTTACGTTGTTACTATTATTATTACTTTATATTTTAACATTGAAATATGAAGATATGAGAAAAAAAGAAGGAACCTATATGGATCCTAAAGGCGACTATGAAGATATTGAAAAGGAATTGGCACCAAATTTAAAAGAAAGTAAATTCTTTAGTTATAGTACATATCATAAATTATTTGTTGAAAGATGGTCATTTACAATTGGATCATTAATGTTAGCAATGTTTGCAATTTTCGTACTTGTTACAACAAATAAACCATGGGGTGTTTCATCACCTTTACTAACATTGAATGTTGGTATTTTTAGACATATTATAGACTTCCCACAAGAAATGTTTGGAAGTTATTTAGATAAAGTAAATAAAGGATTATTAAACGATGGCGGTACAATTAGAAATATTGGTTTATTCTTCGGATGTACAGTAGCGTTTTTATTAGCAAATAGATTTAAAATAGATTTTGATTTTAAATTTAAGGATGCAGCATATTTTGCACTAGGTGGATTTATGTTAGGATTCGGGGCAAGATTTGGCCAAGGTTGTAATGTAGGAGCTATGTATTCAGCTATTTCAAGCTTTTCATTATCAGGATGGGTATTTTTAATATCAATGTCATTAGGTGGTATTATAGGTTTGAAATTATTCGCTGGTAAAGTTTGTGTAATTGGTACATTAAGAAAAGATCAATTAAAAAAATTAAAAAAATAA
- a CDS encoding FAD-dependent oxidoreductase, protein MSKRYIVVGGVAGGASAAARIRRIDENADIQIYDKGPNISFSNCCLPNFFSGEVKNVDDLILYNPDEFRASFNLSAKVNHEVTKIIADEHKILVKNLETNEEFEDHYDYLVLSPGANAIVPKSIKNVDADNVFVIKNVYDVRKTDAFLTSRNVEDVVVVGGGFIGVEMAENLRHSGKNVTLVEYANQIMKPFDYDMVQMLHKELHDNGVNLILNDALVEVQDDKVILQSGKEVKAKAVILSIGVEPDVEFAVKSGVKLGETGGILVDHNFRTNLKDVYAVGDAIETFNSITKKKTRLPLAGPAQRQARNAADHIFGRAVQNKGVIGSSCIRVFNLNAAATGLNEKECIENGIDYRVALVIPMDKVKLMPNPNPMHFKLIYEYPTGKVLGAQAISKGDAVARVNVIAAMITMNATLDDLRELELCYAPAFGTAKDAVNYAGFTGLNVLNGVYEQVPVTKVRELVENKEFILDVRGKAAFEKSHVIGAVNIPINEVRERYNEIPKDRPVYVHCRTSWDSYYVLQALKGYGYNNVINIQGSFLQLSYYEYFNDVTTGREKIVTGYNFD, encoded by the coding sequence ATGAGTAAAAGATATATAGTTGTTGGTGGTGTAGCAGGTGGTGCTTCAGCTGCAGCAAGAATTAGAAGAATTGATGAAAATGCAGATATTCAAATTTATGATAAAGGACCTAATATTTCATTTTCAAACTGTTGTTTACCTAATTTCTTCAGTGGAGAAGTTAAAAATGTTGATGATTTAATTTTATATAATCCAGATGAATTCAGAGCTTCATTTAACCTAAGTGCTAAAGTAAATCATGAAGTAACAAAAATTATAGCAGATGAGCACAAAATTTTGGTTAAAAATTTAGAAACAAATGAAGAATTTGAAGATCACTACGATTATTTAGTTTTATCACCTGGAGCAAATGCTATTGTCCCAAAATCAATTAAGAATGTTGATGCTGATAATGTATTTGTTATTAAAAATGTATATGACGTTAGAAAAACAGATGCATTTTTGACAAGTAGAAATGTTGAAGATGTTGTAGTTGTAGGTGGTGGATTTATAGGTGTTGAAATGGCAGAAAACTTGCGTCATTCAGGCAAAAATGTAACACTAGTTGAGTATGCAAATCAAATAATGAAGCCTTTCGATTATGACATGGTTCAAATGTTACATAAAGAATTACATGATAATGGTGTAAACTTAATTTTAAATGATGCATTAGTAGAAGTTCAAGATGATAAGGTGATTTTACAAAGTGGAAAAGAAGTTAAAGCTAAAGCAGTTATTTTGTCAATTGGTGTTGAACCGGATGTTGAATTTGCTGTAAAATCAGGTGTTAAACTAGGTGAAACCGGAGGAATTTTAGTTGATCACAACTTTAGAACAAATTTAAAAGATGTTTATGCGGTTGGTGATGCAATTGAAACATTTAATTCAATTACAAAGAAAAAAACAAGATTACCTTTAGCTGGCCCAGCACAAAGACAAGCTAGAAATGCTGCAGATCATATTTTTGGTAGAGCAGTGCAAAATAAAGGAGTAATCGGTTCATCATGTATAAGAGTATTTAATCTTAATGCAGCAGCAACAGGATTAAATGAAAAAGAATGTATTGAAAATGGAATAGATTACCGTGTTGCATTAGTTATTCCAATGGATAAAGTAAAATTAATGCCAAATCCAAATCCTATGCATTTTAAATTGATATATGAATATCCAACAGGAAAAGTTTTAGGTGCTCAAGCAATCAGTAAAGGAGATGCAGTAGCAAGAGTTAATGTTATTGCTGCAATGATTACTATGAATGCAACACTTGATGATTTAAGAGAATTAGAATTATGTTATGCACCGGCATTTGGAACAGCTAAAGATGCAGTAAATTATGCTGGATTTACAGGATTAAATGTTTTAAATGGTGTTTATGAACAAGTTCCTGTAACAAAAGTTAGAGAATTAGTAGAAAATAAAGAATTTATATTAGACGTAAGAGGAAAGGCTGCATTTGAAAAATCTCATGTTATTGGTGCAGTAAATATTCCAATTAATGAAGTTAGAGAAAGATATAATGAAATTCCAAAAGATAGACCGGTTTATGTTCATTGTAGAACTTCATGGGATAGTTATTACGTATTACAAGCCTTAAAAGGTTATGGTTATAATAATGTAATTAACATACAAGGTTCATTCTTACAATTAAGTTACTATGAATATTTTAATGATGTTACAACAGGACGTGAAAAAATAGTTACAGGATATAACTTTGACTAA
- a CDS encoding taurine ABC transporter substrate-binding protein codes for MKKKILIIIFVLTFVLISGCNYNIQKNGWPKKIKIGTIRVANDKTVADKLNIFKNIFSKKGIDVELIFFDSGTSANIAFSSGAIDFAEMGYTNSVVALSRGIDVELIWIHDVLGENEALVAQKGRNINNIKDLRGKKIATPFASTSHLSLVKALELNGISKHDVTLLDMNTVDIVAAWKRGDIDAAYSWEPTLSDLKKTGNVLITSKDLAKKGITTVNIDLVNKNFSKKYPELVYDYILALSKAGSIYKTNPEKAIKAAAESLRITESEAKSQMNGSMWLTRRELLSNDYFGTSKKPGNFVNVFYDTGRFLHDERKIKKVPSIEEIKKFINPIYIERSLEME; via the coding sequence ATGAAAAAGAAAATTCTAATTATTATCTTTGTGCTTACTTTTGTTTTAATTTCAGGGTGTAATTATAATATTCAAAAAAATGGATGGCCTAAAAAAATAAAAATAGGAACAATTCGTGTAGCAAATGATAAAACTGTTGCAGATAAGTTAAATATTTTTAAAAACATATTTAGTAAAAAAGGAATAGATGTTGAATTGATATTTTTTGATTCAGGAACATCAGCAAATATTGCATTTTCATCAGGTGCAATTGATTTTGCTGAAATGGGTTATACAAATTCAGTTGTTGCACTATCAAGAGGTATAGACGTTGAACTAATATGGATACATGATGTTTTAGGAGAAAATGAAGCACTTGTTGCACAAAAAGGTAGAAATATTAATAATATTAAGGATTTAAGGGGAAAGAAAATTGCGACACCTTTTGCATCTACAAGCCATTTATCTTTAGTAAAGGCGTTAGAATTAAATGGAATTAGTAAACATGATGTTACCTTATTAGATATGAACACAGTGGATATTGTTGCTGCATGGAAACGTGGAGATATCGATGCTGCATATAGTTGGGAACCAACATTATCAGATTTAAAAAAGACCGGTAACGTATTGATTACAAGTAAGGATTTAGCTAAAAAAGGAATTACAACTGTTAATATAGATTTAGTAAATAAAAATTTTTCAAAAAAATATCCTGAATTAGTCTATGATTATATTTTGGCACTTTCAAAAGCTGGATCAATATATAAAACAAATCCTGAAAAAGCGATTAAAGCTGCTGCTGAAAGTTTAAGAATTACTGAATCGGAAGCAAAATCTCAAATGAATGGATCCATGTGGTTAACCAGAAGAGAATTATTATCAAATGATTATTTTGGAACATCAAAAAAACCGGGTAATTTTGTAAATGTTTTTTATGATACGGGAAGGTTTTTACATGATGAACGTAAAATTAAAAAAGTTCCTTCAATTGAAGAAATTAAAAAATTTATAAATCCAATATATATTGAAAGATCTTTAGAAATGGAGTAA
- a CDS encoding ABC transporter permease, translating into MKSNKNYRYITITTWGVILLLWTLLSVFNVLPSHKLPSPFEVILTFKDILINGYNYTSFWSHIGISMFRLIVSVVISIITAIPLGLICGYFPKIRAILNSFVNFYRNLPPLAYYSLLIIWLGIDEKSKITLLYLAAFAPMYISSISAVSRVNQSYILSAETFGATKFQIFRTIILPATFPEIFVGIRTAIGVAYTTLVSAEMIAATAGIGWMVIDAYKYINTDVVFVGIIIMGITGVLIDYLLTLIEKRFVFWNGK; encoded by the coding sequence ATGAAGAGTAATAAGAATTATAGATATATTACTATAACTACTTGGGGAGTAATATTATTGTTATGGACTTTACTAAGTGTATTTAATGTGTTGCCATCTCATAAATTGCCATCTCCATTTGAAGTAATATTAACATTTAAGGACATTTTAATTAATGGGTATAATTATACTTCATTTTGGAGTCACATTGGAATTAGTATGTTTAGATTGATTGTCTCAGTTGTTATTTCAATTATAACTGCAATACCTTTGGGACTAATTTGTGGATATTTCCCTAAGATTCGTGCAATATTAAATTCCTTTGTAAATTTTTATAGAAATTTGCCTCCGTTGGCATATTATTCATTATTAATAATTTGGTTAGGTATTGATGAAAAGTCAAAAATAACATTATTATATTTGGCTGCATTTGCACCTATGTATATTTCAAGCATTTCAGCTGTTTCTAGAGTAAATCAATCTTATATATTAAGTGCTGAAACATTTGGAGCTACAAAATTTCAAATTTTCAGGACAATCATATTACCTGCAACATTTCCTGAAATTTTTGTTGGTATAAGGACAGCAATTGGTGTTGCTTATACTACATTGGTATCCGCAGAAATGATTGCTGCAACAGCCGGTATAGGATGGATGGTAATTGATGCATATAAATATATAAATACAGATGTGGTATTTGTAGGCATAATTATAATGGGTATAACAGGTGTTTTAATAGATTATTTATTAACTTTGATTGAAAAAAGATTTGTATTTTGGAATGGAAAATAG
- a CDS encoding APC family permease — protein sequence MNSENVKKFGFWSIVLLTINSIIGAGIFLSPGEVVKMSGQYAPYIYLIAAVFATVLAVTFASAAKYVSKGGAAYAYTKAAFGDGAGLYVGVTRYFSAAIAWGVMATGVVKSVLRIFNLDSGSFTNITLGFVVLMIVLVIINLLGTKFIEFVSNISTIGKLLVLVTVIIAGVLIVVFTQTNNYSHINDVTKDVVSKMDFSAYVVAIIAAFYAFTGFESVASGSDDMENPEKNLPIAIPLGMGIIAFIYIGIVLVTMMINPVELVKSKEVVALLSVFDNAIIKNIILYGSLVSMFGINVAASFHTPRVLESMSKQGQVPAIFAKRTKSGFPIYATIITAIIAILLPIAFEYNMGSIMIISAIARFAQFVLVPIAIIMFFYGKNKQEIIKTAKKNFATDVIIPLISLVLTLILLVKFDWVGKFTLTSEAGLKTPNYLAIASMIIGFVILPIITALYNRNKK from the coding sequence ATGAATAGTGAAAATGTAAAAAAATTTGGATTTTGGTCAATTGTATTATTAACAATTAACTCAATAATAGGTGCGGGTATTTTCTTGTCACCGGGTGAAGTTGTAAAAATGTCAGGACAATATGCTCCATACATTTATTTGATTGCAGCAGTATTTGCTACAGTATTGGCGGTTACTTTTGCATCAGCTGCAAAATATGTTTCTAAAGGTGGGGCAGCTTATGCATACACAAAGGCTGCATTTGGTGACGGTGCAGGTTTATATGTGGGTGTTACGAGATATTTCTCAGCAGCAATTGCATGGGGAGTAATGGCAACAGGTGTAGTAAAATCCGTTTTAAGGATATTTAATCTTGACAGTGGAAGTTTTACAAATATAACACTTGGTTTTGTTGTATTAATGATTGTTTTAGTAATTATAAACTTGTTAGGTACAAAATTTATTGAATTTGTAAGTAATATCTCAACTATAGGAAAATTATTAGTTTTAGTCACTGTAATAATTGCAGGAGTTTTAATTGTAGTATTTACACAAACAAATAATTATTCACATATTAATGATGTAACAAAAGATGTAGTTTCTAAAATGGATTTTTCAGCATATGTAGTCGCAATTATTGCTGCATTTTATGCGTTTACAGGATTCGAATCAGTTGCTTCAGGATCGGATGATATGGAAAATCCAGAAAAAAATCTACCAATAGCAATTCCTCTAGGAATGGGGATAATTGCATTCATATATATTGGTATTGTATTAGTAACAATGATGATTAATCCAGTTGAATTAGTAAAATCAAAAGAAGTAGTTGCTTTACTATCAGTTTTCGATAATGCAATTATTAAAAACATTATTTTATATGGCTCATTAGTTTCAATGTTTGGTATTAATGTTGCAGCTTCATTCCACACACCAAGAGTCTTAGAATCCATGTCAAAACAAGGACAAGTGCCTGCTATATTTGCGAAAAGGACAAAAAGCGGATTCCCAATATATGCAACAATTATCACAGCTATAATAGCGATATTATTACCGATTGCATTTGAATATAATATGGGGTCAATAATGATTATCAGTGCGATAGCTAGATTTGCTCAATTTGTCTTAGTTCCAATAGCAATAATTATGTTCTTCTATGGAAAAAATAAACAAGAAATAATAAAAACTGCAAAGAAAAATTTTGCAACGGATGTTATAATTCCTTTAATTTCTTTAGTATTAACATTAATTTTATTAGTTAAATTTGATTGGGTTGGCAAATTCACACTTACATCAGAAGCGGGACTAAAGACACCAAACTATCTAGCAATTGCTTCAATGATTATTGGATTTGTTATTTTACCAATTATAACAGCACTATACAATAGGAACAAAAAATAA
- a CDS encoding gamma-glutamyl-gamma-aminobutyrate hydrolase family protein — MKRPIVGISGSIIVESAGGFEGYRRSYVNEDYCESVIKNGGIPYIIPMNSDDEVIKQQIENIDALILSGGHDVTPILYGQEPHQKIGQTLLERDKFDYKLIKYAKEKSIPILGICRGYQILNVYHGGTLYQDLSLNKDVYIKHNQVGNPTLLTHSVNLEKGTKLYDFFGKESIMVNSFHHQILDKVADEFVVSARSKDGVIEAFESKNYSFMIGVQWHPEMLHRVEESMNLLFKNLIENAKK, encoded by the coding sequence GTGAAAAGACCGATAGTAGGGATTTCAGGCTCAATAATAGTTGAAAGTGCAGGAGGATTTGAAGGTTATAGAAGATCTTATGTTAACGAAGATTATTGTGAGTCCGTAATAAAAAATGGTGGGATACCATATATTATTCCAATGAATAGTGATGATGAGGTTATTAAACAACAAATTGAAAATATTGATGCACTTATTTTGAGTGGTGGTCATGATGTTACACCGATATTATATGGTCAAGAACCTCATCAAAAAATTGGACAGACACTTTTAGAACGAGACAAATTTGATTATAAATTAATTAAATATGCAAAAGAAAAAAGTATACCTATTTTAGGTATTTGTAGAGGATATCAAATATTAAATGTTTATCATGGCGGAACATTATATCAAGATTTATCATTAAATAAAGATGTGTATATAAAACATAATCAGGTTGGTAATCCTACTTTATTAACACATAGTGTTAATCTTGAAAAAGGAACAAAATTATATGATTTTTTTGGGAAAGAAAGTATAATGGTAAATTCATTTCACCATCAAATTTTAGATAAAGTTGCAGATGAATTTGTTGTTTCCGCAAGAAGTAAAGATGGTGTAATAGAAGCTTTTGAAAGTAAAAATTATTCGTTTATGATTGGCGTTCAATGGCATCCAGAAATGCTTCATAGAGTTGAAGAATCAATGAATTTACTATTTAAAAATTTAATTGAAAATGCTAAAAAATAA
- a CDS encoding MFS transporter — translation MTKSMKKFIVLWFGQLTASVGHGLTTFALSVFAFSVSQSAIDTSMVMLLGFLPYIILIVPSGVLADKYDRRLMMILGDGLSALGILYILIIKLYGNLTLIDVYIGVTISSIFSALMTPAYQATVSDILTKNEYIKASGLVQISNSAKFLVSPILAGFLINIQNGFEIILLIDVLTVFVTIATTLYIKNDLRQCKLHDTEKDFFQNLLNTWKLLKKDKSIFKLVLISMLLTFFIAFIHTLSSPYFLSFSDSKTLGNAMTIAAFGMFLSGAFLSIHSITKNHIKKLSLSLLSGGIFMIGFGLTTNIYIITLFGFLFFATLPVANSTIDYLIRINLDNKHEGRIWSFVTFISQMGFVLAYPTSGLLADNIFSPIMSKGGLLENSVGKIIGVGSGKGIGLLIIIAGICLSLTSLIIIKSKNIRKLEKVNSINN, via the coding sequence ATGACAAAATCAATGAAAAAATTTATTGTCCTATGGTTTGGACAATTAACTGCATCTGTAGGACATGGACTAACAACTTTCGCACTAAGTGTTTTTGCATTTTCTGTTTCTCAATCCGCAATTGATACTTCAATGGTAATGCTTTTAGGATTTTTACCATATATTATATTAATTGTCCCATCAGGAGTTCTTGCAGATAAGTATGATAGAAGATTAATGATGATATTGGGTGATGGACTTTCTGCATTAGGAATATTATATATATTAATAATAAAATTGTACGGAAATCTTACACTAATAGATGTATACATAGGTGTAACTATAAGTTCAATTTTTTCAGCACTAATGACTCCTGCATATCAAGCAACAGTAAGTGACATTCTAACAAAAAATGAATATATTAAAGCAAGTGGACTAGTACAAATTTCAAACTCTGCAAAATTTTTAGTTTCACCCATTTTGGCCGGCTTTTTAATTAATATTCAAAATGGATTTGAAATTATTTTATTAATCGATGTATTAACTGTTTTCGTAACCATAGCTACAACCTTATATATTAAAAATGATTTAAGGCAATGTAAACTTCATGATACAGAAAAAGATTTCTTTCAAAATCTTTTAAATACATGGAAATTATTAAAAAAAGATAAAAGTATATTTAAATTAGTATTAATTTCTATGCTATTAACATTTTTTATAGCATTTATACACACATTATCCAGTCCTTATTTTTTATCATTTTCCGATAGTAAAACATTGGGTAATGCTATGACTATTGCTGCATTTGGAATGTTTTTATCAGGTGCTTTTTTAAGTATTCATTCAATTACGAAAAATCATATAAAAAAATTATCACTTTCACTTTTATCAGGTGGAATTTTTATGATAGGATTTGGTTTAACTACTAATATTTATATTATAACTCTATTTGGTTTTCTATTTTTTGCAACATTACCAGTTGCAAATAGTACAATAGATTATCTAATAAGAATAAATCTAGACAATAAACATGAGGGAAGAATTTGGTCATTTGTTACATTTATATCTCAAATGGGATTTGTACTTGCGTATCCTACCTCAGGACTATTAGCTGACAATATTTTTTCACCAATTATGTCAAAAGGTGGATTACTTGAAAATTCAGTTGGTAAAATCATAGGAGTTGGAAGTGGAAAAGGAATCGGGTTATTAATTATAATTGCCGGAATTTGTCTTTCACTTACTTCCTTAATTATAATTAAATCAAAAAATATTAGAAAATTGGAGAAAGTAAATTCCATTAATAATTAA